CTGCATGGTTTCTGAGCTACAGAAAGTAGTCTAGTTTAGTGTAACTAGTGAATGATTAAGAGTTTAAAGGCCTGAATCAGTCTTACTGTTGTGGGGTTAAACTATTTCTAACTTTCATGCTGAAACTCAACAAATTAGCTACTGCTCACAGCTTTTTGAGGAATTGCACTTATAAAACATGAGTAATTAAAAGACCCCAGTAGAGATAATTGGGGGATTCCCAAGTGGTgtgatagtaaagaatctgcctgccagtgcaggaggtgcaagagatgtgggcttgatccctgagttgggaggatcccctggagtaggaaatggcaacccactccagtattcttgcctggagaatcccatgaaaagaggaaCACAGTggaatatagtccatggggtcacaaaaagtcagatacgactgagcacacacacaggcaataGAGGCAACCATGGATGGCTCTGCTgtgaattttacttattttggccAATAGCTTATTAGAAAGTGGGAGAGAAAAAATTGGCTGTGGAAGAAGGGAAGCAGATATGATGTGTCAATGTCGAGTAAGGCAAAACATTCACAGAGAGAAGGAGGGATATTTAAATAGTGGTTATTATGCCTTGTCATAGTAACTATATAACAAAAGatggtatttatctttcctatgaaagactgaaaacccacaagagaaaaaaaaatcacttaggagtcataaatatttatgaaatgcactttattattattatttttaataaaaagaaacctaAAGTTCTCTAGGTTCAATATATAAAATGACAGAGTCATTTAATGGTTTCAATAAACATTCAGAATTCTTCTCTAAGttggagaataaaaatatatgtagacaTTATAAATTATGAGCAGAATTTGAATATGGTCTCAGTTACTGTCCTAGAGGAAAGAAACAATGTGAAAACGTCCTTGAGGCTCTGTGTTCAGGTGTCTCAACCCTGTGATACACAGGAGCAAACTTTTAACTTTCAGCACCAGTAGTTGGATTCCTCTCCATCTTCCCCCAACCTCACATTCTTCCTTGCTTCTTTGTTCTCTGGATGgcttttatcttcctttttctaaaaatacCTCTTTTCAAATCGGTGATGTTTTATGTCCTTTAAAAGGCATTTTAttactgtttcccccatctatttcacagACTAGTCATGTGAACTAAGATTTTCAGCTTTGTTTGTATCATGAGTAATCATAAGTTGATGTCCATATGTTTCTATTTAGCTTTCAGTTTAGAAATAAATTGTAAGTGCAAGTAAAAAATAGGGAGATAAAGTtagtctataaaaatatttacttgaagCTCAATATTTTCACCCTATATAAGCATTTTGAAATCACAAATAAATTTGATGTTACTTGTATCTTTTCATCTATATGTAAGATTCATATTTAGCTTTCAGTTTAGAAATAAATTGTGAGTGCAAATAAAAAATAGGGAGATAAAgttattctataaaaatatttacttgaagCTCAATATTTTCACCCTATATAAGCATTTTGGAATCATAAATAAATTTGATGTTACTCATATCTTTTCATCTATATGTAAGATTATTGGGATTGCAATTATTCTGTTTTCTATAATCACATAAACAGAAATTGCCTGAAAATGATGAAGAGAAAACTAAagctatttgttttaaaaaaagattgttttaTGGAAATTTTCTTCTGTTGGTATATTAGGATTTTTTCAAGTTACTTTTAACATAGATGTCTTGCTTAGATGAGTAAGAATAACTCAACAGTTAAGAAGTTACTTTTCTATAACAACACAAATATCTGGATGAAACATGAAAGTTAAAAATACTTTGTaactttttgttactttttattcTAGATTGAATTTACAGAAAATGTGCTAAAGTGGTATAAAGAACTATTAACCTTTTAAGTAGATTCAGCAATAGTTTGCATTCTACCTGAAAGACTTATTctataatctctttttttttctctctcatctatctatatctatctatcacATATGAATCTATGTATCTATCATCTATGTATATATCTATTatctatgtataaatatattaatttctatctatttacctatcactatttatctattatctatctatggtatctattttttttctggacAATAATAGTCTAATTTGGAGATACCATGTTCTTTTCTGCTAAATTCTATTGTTTATTTCCTAAGAATAGGAATGCTATTTTACATAATCATTGTATAgttaacaaaataagaaaattgaacATAGATACTATATTATTATCTAacctataatatataattatattataggTTAGATAatagtggggtgccatcgccttggTATTCAATTCTTTGATCtggcttctgtttcttttctaagtGTTTCTATGGTTCTTGGAGAATTTCCACACTTTTTTTGAATCTGTGTAGTTCTTTCcttagacttcccaggtggtgctagaggtaaagaacacgTGACAACAGATGAAagtgacccaggtttgatccctgaattggtaagatcccctggagcaggaaatagcaacccactccagtattcttgtctggagaatcccatggacagaggagtctggtgggcttctgtccatagggtcacaaagagtcagacacagctgaagcgacttagcacagcgcAACACAATTCTTTCCTTAGGTAACAAGCAAAGCATGATGATGGAAAGAATCAATGCAAGTTCTGAAGACAACTTTGTTCTACTGGGTTTTTCTAATTGGCCTCAGCTTGAGTTAGTTCTCTTTGTGGTTATCTTGATGTTCTACTTGATGACATTGATAGGCAACCTGTTCATCATTATCTTGTCACACCTGGACTCCCATCTCCACactcccatgtacttcttcctctcaaatttctcttttctggatCTCTGCTACACCACAAGCTCCATTCCTCAGTTGCTGATCAACCTCTGGGGCCCAGTAAAAACCATCTCTTACAATGGCTGTAtgattcaactttattttttccttgcatTGGGATCCACAGAATGTGTGCTACTGATGGTGATGTCCTATGACCGTTATGCAGCTGTGTGTAGACCCTTGCATTATACTGTCCTCATGCACCCTCGTTTCTGTCAACTGTTGGCTGTGGCTTGTTGGGTAAGTGGCTTTTCCAACTCAGCACTTCACTTCTTGTTTGCCTTCTGGGTACCCCTGTGTGGACATCGCCAAGTGGACCATTTCTTCTGTGAAGTTCCAGCACTGCTTCAACTGTCATGTGTTGATACTCATGCTAATGAGCTGACCCTCATGGTCACGAGTTCCATTTTTGTTCTCATACCTCTCATCCTCATTCTCAGCTCCTATGGTGCCATTGCCTGGGCAGTGCTGAGGATGCAGTCAACAACTGGACTCCAGAAAGTCTTTGGGACGTGTGGAGCCCATCTTATGGTTGTATCcctctttttcattccagtcatgTGTATATACCTCCAGCCACCATCAGGAAATTCTCAAGATCAAGGCAAGTTCATTGCCCTGTTTTATACTGTTGTCACACCTAGCCTCAACCCTCTAATCTACACCCTCAGAAACAAAGATGTAAGAGGGGCCGTAAAGAGACTAGTGGGGTGAGAATGGTCTAGTTATACTTGTGACAGTAATGGTATAATGGAGCATCTGTTTCACCAATAGTTCATCTACCCATCCACACGCCAACccttctttcattcactcactctaTTAGCACTTATTTTGTACTCTCACAAGGTCACAGAGTTCAGGTAGCAGATAGGAATTAAACACAGTCTGCCTAAATAGTAATCACTCTTCAGTGGATATAACAGCCATGTAAAACATGAATCAAAcatcaatattaattttttcagtgCAGAAATCCAATAAAAATATCCTTTACTTAACTGAAGATGAAGCATAGAATTTGTTgtaaaaattgataaaattcaGATGTAAAATTCCTATGGAGAGATGatattcttaatttaaaatgacCTAGAATATGTCtttcagtttctccctttataggcaaaatttgtcataaaatttttcttctgtctttggtTTAATAATGAAAGATAAGTCTTTACTCCAACACTGTTATTCTCTTTTGAATACTagttaatattgaaaaaaatttagtgTATTCTTTGATATTCCATTATCATtagtaagaaaataattttgatgaattGTACCAAAAAGGGCTTTCAAATAATGCccctcatattttccttttttttttcaagtcagtgAGACTTGTAAAGGAGGTGAAAATAAGTTGCAAAGCTGTGCTATATAGCACATAAAGTAGTGGTCATCCTAGGCTAGGTTTTGTTAAGTGAAGTTAGAGCATGGTGCACCTGCTTAACTTAAGAAGTGATAAAGAATGTCTGAGTTGACTGAGTACTAGGCTCTTGAAAAATGAGTTGATGAATCTGATGGGTATTTGAAAGaattatgtgaaaatatattagaaaatatttgtgataaaAGCTGTATGAAAATGctagttgttttttccttttcaaactcAATCTGATTTGAATATTTGTGGTTAGAAAGTTCATTATAAAAATCAACTGACACATTTTccaaacaaatgtatttttatcaaagtataattttattaCCTATGTTACTGCCACCATCTCCATCTGAAATGTATACTATGTATATAACACTTTAAACTGAACCCACATTGAGCTGaagaataattaaatttaaagtaaaatcttGGCAAAACCTGAATTTTGAATGGTAACTCAAATGTCAGTTGTAGTTTTTGAAGCCTTTAAAGTTTAGGTATGATTGGTTCAAACCCTATTTCCTaaagtattaaaatgaaaaacacatcCAAAATCTTCCCCTCAATTTTCTGTATGGCTTGCAGTTATATTGATTCtgatgtctttgttttctcctttg
This genomic window from Bos mutus isolate GX-2022 chromosome 23, NWIPB_WYAK_1.1, whole genome shotgun sequence contains:
- the LOC102283187 gene encoding olfactory receptor 2J3 translates to MMERINASSEDNFVLLGFSNWPQLELVLFVVILMFYLMTLIGNLFIIILSHLDSHLHTPMYFFLSNFSFLDLCYTTSSIPQLLINLWGPVKTISYNGCMIQLYFFLALGSTECVLLMVMSYDRYAAVCRPLHYTVLMHPRFCQLLAVACWVSGFSNSALHFLFAFWVPLCGHRQVDHFFCEVPALLQLSCVDTHANELTLMVTSSIFVLIPLILILSSYGAIAWAVLRMQSTTGLQKVFGTCGAHLMVVSLFFIPVMCIYLQPPSGNSQDQGKFIALFYTVVTPSLNPLIYTLRNKDVRGAVKRLVG